Proteins encoded within one genomic window of Humulus lupulus chromosome 1, drHumLupu1.1, whole genome shotgun sequence:
- the LOC133782596 gene encoding galacturonosyltransferase 8, translated as MANHRALLRAGPGFNGGRSFSFSFRALASAIVAAVFFFFCFSFFFASHSDPADPNHFGFGSGSYGIESTRRSMLALKSDPLKPRLDQIRKQAEDHKSLALTYAVFARKLKLENSKLVRIFAELSRSYNDLLTKPSYQALLASDALSIDESVLRQFEKDVKERIKVTRQVISESKESFDNQLKIQKLKDTIFQVNEMLTKAKKQGAFSSLIAAKSIPKSLHCVAMRLMEERIAHPEKYSDEGKPKPPELEDPKLYHYAIFSDNVVAASVVVNSAVKNAKEPWKHVFHVVTDKMNLGAMQVMFKLKDYNGSHIEVKAVEDYEFLNSSYVPVLRQLESANLQKFYFENKLENATKDTTNMKFRNPKYLSILNHLRFYLPEMYPKLHRILFLDDDIVVQKDLTGLWKIDMDGKVNGAVETCFGSFHRYAQYMNFSHPLIKEKFNPKACAWAYGMNFFDLDAWRREKCTEEYHYWQNLNENRTLWKLGTLPPGLITFYSTTKPLDKSWHVLGLGYNPSISMEEITNAAVVHFNGNMKPWLDIAMNQFKPLWTKYVDYELDFVQACNFGI; from the exons ATGGCGAACCACAGAGCGCTTTTACGCGCAGGACCTGGATTTAATGGCGGTCGAAGCTTTAGCTTCTCCTTCAGAGCATTGGCCTCTGCGATTGTAGCTGCTGTCTTCTTCTTTTTCTGCTTCTCTTTCTTCTTCGCTTCTCACTCCGACCCCGCCGATCCGAACCACTTT GGTTTTGGTTCTGGTTCTTATGGAATTGAATCTACAAGAAGGTCGATGTTGGCTCTTAAATCAGACCCTCTCAAGCCTCGCCTTGACCAGATCCGGAAGCAAGCCGAAGATCACAAATCCCTTGCGCTCACTTATGCCGTCTTTGCACGGAAGCTCAAGCTCGAGAACTCTAAGCTTGTTAGGATCTTTGCTGAACTATCGCGAAGCTACAATGATCTTCTCACAAAACCCTCGTATCAAGCTCTGTTGGCTTCAGACGCTCTCTCCATTGATGAGTCGGTGCTGCGCCAATTTGAAAAGGACGTGAAAGAGCGAATTAAAGTCACCAGACAGGTGATTTCCGAATCCAAAGAATCTTTTGACAACCAGCTCAAGATTCAGAAGCTTAAGGATACGATTTTCCAAGTGAATGAGATGCTGACAAAGGCTAAGAAGCAAGGAGCTTTCTCTAGCTTAATAGCGGCCAAATCTATCCCCAAAAGCTTGCATTGCGTAGCAATGCGATTGATGGAAGAGCGGATTGCTCACCCTGAAAAGTATTCAGATGAAGGGAAGCCAAAACCTCCAGAACTTGAGGACCCAAAGCTGTACCACTATGCTATATTTTCAGATAATGTGGTTGCAGCCTCGGTGGTGGTTAATTCGGCAGTGAAGAATGCAAAAGAGCCATGGAAGCATGTATTCCATGTCGTGACAGATAAGATGAACCTTGGAGCAATGCAAGTTATGTTCAAATTGAAGGATTATAATGGGTCGCATATCGAAGTGAAAGCTGTTGAAGATTACGAATTCTTGAATTCTTCTTATGTGCCTGTCCTTCGGCAACTAGAATCTGCGAATTTGCAGAAATTTTATTTTGAGAATAAGCTCGAGAATGCTACTAAAGACACAACCAACATGAAGTTTAGAAACCCAAAGTATCTCTCCATTCTAAACCATCTGAGGTTTTACTTGCCAGAGATGTACCCAAAATTGCATAGAATTTTGTTTTTGGATGATGATATTGTGGTTCAGAAGGACTTGACAGGATTGTGGAAGATTGATATGGACGGGAAGGTGAATGGGGCAGTCGAGACTTGTTTTGGGTCGTTCCATCGGTACGCGCAGTACATGAATTTCTCACACCCATTGATCAAGGAAAAGTTTAATCCAAAGGCTTGTGCTTGGGCTTATGGAATGAACTTCTTTGATTTGGATGCGTGGAGAAGGGAAAAGTGCACAGAGGAGTATCACTACTGGCAGAATCTG AATGAGAACCGTACCTTGTGGAAGTTGGGCACATTGCCACCAGGTCTGATCACATTCTACTCGACCACAAAGCCACTGGACAAGTCATGGCATGTTCTGGGTCTCGGCTACAATCCAAGCATTAGCATGGAGGAGATCACCAACGCAGCAGTGGTGCACTTCAACGGGAATATGAAACCATGGCTTGATATTGCTATGAACCAGTTCAAGCCACTTTGGACAAAATACGTGGACTATGAGTTGGACTTTGTCC